One Bacillus andreraoultii genomic region harbors:
- a CDS encoding sensor histidine kinase yields the protein MKLKYMYQQMLSHIGIITIAFLILSLLVSQYVESLVFKNKEEELSNFGEEILDELDSSFLTNTFILNQYQEVLKERKIYLTLFDSDGQIQYPIENRNLKIQFTNKEWAKILNGDKVVVNVDFNRFDQAVSLVIIPFKKGDILVGGILLTAPVSGTREMIKEFNRYLIITVCITLGISYIISWFLSKIHVHRIKQLQKATSAVANGNYDITVRDSDFDEIGELAGDFNKMVEKLKISMEEIESLENRRRQFMADVSHEMRTPLTTISGIIEGLQNDMIPESEKEKGLELVSKETKRLIRLVNENLDYEKIRSNQVKLNKEVIELMDVFEIVKDQLTILANKQRDEIIIDTEENSTVYADYDRLVQILLNITKNSIQFTEAGVIKLIGKKEKDATVIEITDTGIGIDPNDVEKIWRRFYKADLSRRSNPFGEFGLGLSIVKQLVLLHNGNIHVESEKGKGTKFTIWLPMPMKGHDRKR from the coding sequence ATGAAACTTAAATATATGTATCAACAAATGTTAAGTCATATTGGTATCATTACCATCGCGTTCCTCATACTAAGCTTATTAGTTTCTCAATATGTTGAATCTCTAGTATTTAAAAATAAAGAAGAGGAATTGTCCAACTTTGGTGAAGAAATATTAGACGAACTAGATTCCAGTTTCTTAACGAATACATTTATATTGAATCAATATCAAGAAGTGTTAAAAGAGAGGAAGATTTATTTAACTTTATTTGACTCGGATGGACAGATTCAATATCCGATTGAAAATCGAAATTTAAAGATTCAATTTACGAATAAAGAATGGGCCAAAATTTTAAATGGGGATAAAGTTGTTGTAAATGTTGACTTTAATCGCTTTGATCAAGCTGTTTCACTTGTCATTATTCCTTTTAAAAAAGGGGATATTTTAGTAGGGGGAATTTTATTAACTGCTCCTGTTAGTGGAACAAGAGAAATGATTAAAGAATTCAATCGATATCTCATCATAACCGTTTGTATTACACTAGGTATTTCCTATATTATTAGTTGGTTTTTATCAAAAATACATGTCCACCGTATTAAACAATTACAAAAAGCAACGTCAGCGGTAGCAAATGGAAATTATGATATTACAGTTCGGGATTCTGATTTTGATGAAATTGGCGAATTAGCAGGGGATTTTAATAAAATGGTGGAAAAACTTAAAATTTCAATGGAAGAGATAGAGAGTCTTGAAAACCGAAGACGGCAATTTATGGCGGATGTTTCTCATGAAATGCGTACGCCACTTACAACGATTAGTGGAATTATTGAAGGTTTGCAAAATGATATGATTCCTGAAAGTGAGAAGGAAAAAGGCTTGGAGTTAGTAAGTAAGGAGACGAAAAGATTAATTCGGCTTGTAAATGAAAACTTAGATTACGAGAAAATCCGTTCAAACCAAGTGAAACTTAATAAAGAAGTTATTGAATTAATGGATGTCTTTGAAATTGTTAAGGATCAACTGACGATTTTAGCGAATAAGCAAAGAGATGAAATCATTATTGATACGGAGGAAAATTCGACTGTCTATGCTGACTATGATCGTCTCGTTCAAATTTTATTAAATATTACGAAGAACAGTATTCAGTTTACAGAAGCTGGGGTGATAAAATTAATCGGGAAAAAGGAAAAGGATGCTACGGTTATTGAAATTACAGATACCGGAATTGGCATTGACCCGAATGATGTGGAAAAAATTTGGCGTCGCTTTTATAAAGCGGATTTGTCGAGAAGAAGTAATCCGTTTGGTGAATTTGGACTAGGATTATCAATTGTGAAACAACTCGTTCTCCTCCATAATGGGAACATACATGTTGAAAGTGAAAAGGGAAAAGGGACAAAATTTACGATTTGGTTACCAATGCCAATGAAGGGGCACGATCGTAAACGGTAA
- a CDS encoding DedA family protein has protein sequence MENWITGLMEQFGYFGVFIMICLENVFPPIPSEVILTFGGFMTTHTKMTVLGVIFAATVGSVLGAVILYGIGRWLDVEKLERIVDRWGYILRVKKEDVQRADRWFQKYGYWTVFFCRMVPLIRSLISIPAGMAHMNFPLFLFFTTIGTVIWNAILVGLGAKLGASWETIVHYMDIYSNIAYAIIGIAIVAVLIYFFRRPKKQG, from the coding sequence ATGGAAAATTGGATTACCGGTTTAATGGAACAGTTTGGGTACTTTGGCGTTTTTATAATGATTTGCTTAGAAAATGTGTTCCCACCTATTCCATCAGAAGTGATTCTTACCTTTGGTGGTTTTATGACGACACATACAAAGATGACGGTGTTAGGAGTTATCTTTGCTGCAACAGTCGGGTCTGTGCTTGGCGCCGTTATTTTATATGGAATTGGTCGTTGGCTTGATGTTGAAAAATTGGAGCGGATTGTTGACCGCTGGGGCTATATATTACGTGTGAAAAAAGAAGATGTGCAAAGAGCAGATCGGTGGTTTCAAAAATATGGCTATTGGACAGTCTTCTTTTGTCGGATGGTTCCACTCATTCGTAGTTTAATCTCAATTCCTGCAGGGATGGCTCACATGAATTTTCCACTCTTTTTGTTCTTTACAACAATTGGTACAGTCATTTGGAATGCAATTCTTGTTGGGCTTGGAGCAAAATTAGGAGCATCGTGGGAAACAATTGTCCACTATATGGATATTTATTCCAATATTGCCTATGCGATTATCGGCATTGCCATTGTGGCGGTACTCATTTACTTTTTCCGCCGTCCGAAAAAACAAGGATAA
- the qoxA gene encoding cytochrome aa3 quinol oxidase subunit II yields MKSLFLSALSLMLVFFLSGCEMAELVVFNPKGPQAETIKDLINWSLVWIGLIMAVVIAMFIYIVWKYRARPDNADYEPPQQKGNHLIEIIWTAIPFIIVIILMVPTVKTLYNLEEVPAGYEDQKPLVIHATSADWKWIFSYPEQNIETINYVNIPVNRPVEFKLTSAGTMQSFWIPALSGQKYTMAKMETELYIVAEHEGSYFGRNSNFNGKGFKEMEFEVLAQSQKDFDKWVKEVQEKAPKLTEDEYAKKLEPSHLGRETYSNTHLEWVDHADHNAKEYLNPELYRVHGYPGKTFTDKNKNVDNDTENSDHHGGDHSGH; encoded by the coding sequence ATGAAAAGCCTATTTTTATCGGCACTTTCACTGATGCTCGTTTTCTTTTTGAGCGGCTGTGAAATGGCTGAATTGGTTGTCTTTAATCCAAAGGGACCTCAAGCTGAAACGATTAAGGATCTTATTAATTGGTCTCTTGTATGGATTGGACTAATCATGGCAGTAGTTATTGCAATGTTTATATACATTGTCTGGAAATATCGCGCTCGTCCAGATAATGCAGATTATGAACCACCACAACAAAAAGGTAACCATTTAATTGAAATTATTTGGACTGCCATTCCATTCATTATTGTTATTATCTTAATGGTTCCAACTGTAAAAACTTTATATAATTTAGAAGAAGTTCCAGCAGGTTATGAGGATCAAAAACCATTAGTGATTCACGCTACATCTGCTGACTGGAAATGGATTTTTAGCTACCCAGAACAAAATATCGAAACAATTAACTATGTAAACATTCCAGTTAATCGTCCAGTTGAATTTAAATTAACATCAGCAGGAACTATGCAATCTTTCTGGATTCCAGCCTTAAGTGGTCAAAAGTACACGATGGCAAAAATGGAAACAGAACTTTATATTGTTGCAGAGCATGAAGGTTCTTACTTTGGTCGAAATTCCAACTTTAATGGTAAAGGTTTTAAAGAAATGGAATTTGAAGTACTTGCCCAATCACAAAAAGATTTTGATAAATGGGTAAAAGAAGTACAAGAAAAAGCACCAAAATTGACAGAAGATGAATACGCGAAGAAACTCGAACCTTCACACTTAGGTAGAGAAACATACTCAAATACTCATTTAGAATGGGTAGACCATGCCGATCACAATGCAAAAGAATATTTAAACCCTGAATTATACCGTGTTCATGGTTATCCAGGAAAAACATTTACGGATAAAAATAAAAATGTAGACAACGATACAGAAAATAGTGACCATCATGGAGGTGACCATAGTGGACATTAA
- a CDS encoding LrgB family protein encodes MSNFMTGVSMILLTVGIFFVAKKLYIKFKNPLLNPTLITTIIVIILLLFLNTSYDTYMIGGKWIHELLGPTVVALALPLYKYKSLLAKYFQPIMFSILLAIIINILSVYIFLSILGYPKEMILTAFSKSITTAVAIQISSQVGGISSLTAVYVMIAGFTGAILGPFLIKLCKFENDIARGMAFGNASHAIGTTKAFEYNLETGSVSSAGMILSAIFSSFLIPFFVWILF; translated from the coding sequence ATGAGTAATTTTATGACTGGTGTAAGTATGATTTTGCTAACAGTAGGTATTTTCTTTGTAGCAAAAAAGCTATATATAAAATTTAAAAACCCCTTATTAAATCCTACTTTAATAACTACGATTATCGTAATTATCCTGTTACTCTTTTTAAATACTTCCTATGATACTTATATGATTGGTGGTAAATGGATTCATGAGTTATTAGGGCCGACTGTTGTAGCGTTAGCTCTTCCTTTATATAAGTATAAGAGTCTATTAGCAAAATACTTCCAACCTATAATGTTTAGTATTCTGCTTGCTATCATCATAAATATTTTATCTGTTTATATCTTTTTAAGTATACTTGGTTATCCGAAAGAAATGATCTTAACTGCTTTCTCAAAATCAATTACAACGGCTGTTGCGATCCAAATTTCAAGTCAAGTTGGTGGTATTTCTTCACTAACAGCCGTATATGTTATGATTGCCGGATTTACTGGTGCTATACTTGGACCATTTTTAATTAAATTGTGTAAATTTGAAAATGATATTGCTCGTGGAATGGCTTTTGGGAATGCATCTCATGCAATCGGTACGACTAAAGCATTTGAATACAACTTAGAAACTGGCTCAGTCAGCTCTGCAGGTATGATTTTATCAGCCATTTTTAGTTCTTTCCTAATACCATTTTTTGTTTGGATTCTGTTCTAA
- the qoxC gene encoding cytochrome aa3 quinol oxidase subunit III: MESKMINHSVPTEYQSEQGKLNILGFWIFIAAEIILFATLFAVYGVLHQRTAGGPTGKEIFVMKDVVIQTMLLLTSSFTAGLVIHQMRRGNVKGLITWLIITLLFGGGFLYMEINEFIHYVSVGAGIQTSAFTSSLLTTLGTHGAHVTLGIVWAILVIIQLLQRGITPATATKVHIWGVYWHFLDVVWIFIFTFIYVGGSI, translated from the coding sequence ATGGAAAGCAAAATGATTAATCACTCTGTACCTACGGAATATCAATCGGAACAAGGAAAGTTAAATATACTTGGTTTCTGGATTTTTATCGCAGCTGAAATTATTTTGTTTGCAACATTATTTGCCGTCTATGGGGTTCTTCATCAAAGAACCGCGGGCGGCCCTACTGGTAAAGAAATATTTGTTATGAAAGATGTCGTCATTCAGACAATGCTTCTTTTAACTAGTAGCTTTACAGCTGGTCTCGTTATTCATCAAATGCGACGGGGTAACGTAAAAGGGTTAATTACTTGGTTAATCATTACGTTATTGTTTGGTGGCGGCTTCCTATACATGGAAATTAATGAGTTCATCCATTATGTATCTGTTGGAGCTGGAATTCAAACAAGTGCATTTACATCTAGCTTATTAACAACATTAGGTACGCACGGTGCTCACGTAACGCTAGGGATTGTATGGGCTATATTGGTTATTATTCAATTGCTCCAAAGAGGGATTACACCAGCTACTGCAACAAAGGTTCATATTTGGGGAGTATATTGGCATTTCCTTGATGTTGTTTGGATTTTCATCTTTACATTTATTTATGTAGGGGGGTCAATTTAA
- a CDS encoding undecaprenyl-diphosphate phosphatase, with protein sequence MDFLMFLKVIILGMVEGLTEFAPVSSTGHMIIVDDLWLQSKEFLGNQSVANTFKVVIQLGSILAVVVVMKDRILDLIGLGKKSYKVGQNPPAHLKLTHILVGIIPAGILGVLFEDVIDEVLFGYQYVVYALIAGAILMIFADQFSSKRPSVETVDQITYKQAFFIGLFQCLSLWPGFSRSGATISGGVIMGLSHRAASDFTFIMAIPIMAGASFISLLKNWEFITISALPFFIVGFISAFIFALLSIRFFLKLIDRIKLVPFAIYRIVLAVLLLLFI encoded by the coding sequence ATGGACTTTCTTATGTTTTTAAAGGTAATCATTTTAGGAATGGTAGAAGGGTTAACTGAGTTTGCACCGGTTTCCTCAACAGGACACATGATTATTGTTGATGATCTTTGGTTACAATCAAAGGAGTTTCTAGGAAATCAATCGGTTGCCAATACATTTAAAGTAGTTATTCAATTAGGTTCAATTTTAGCTGTTGTCGTTGTTATGAAGGATCGAATACTCGATTTAATAGGACTTGGAAAGAAGTCATATAAAGTAGGACAAAATCCTCCTGCTCATTTGAAATTAACACATATTCTTGTAGGAATTATTCCTGCAGGTATTTTGGGTGTTTTATTTGAAGATGTTATCGATGAAGTTCTTTTTGGCTATCAATATGTCGTATATGCTTTAATTGCAGGGGCCATCTTAATGATTTTTGCAGATCAATTTAGTAGTAAACGACCATCAGTTGAAACAGTTGATCAAATTACGTACAAACAAGCATTTTTCATTGGGTTATTTCAATGTTTATCGTTATGGCCTGGATTTTCACGTTCAGGTGCAACGATCTCTGGTGGGGTTATTATGGGACTTAGTCACCGTGCAGCATCAGATTTTACATTTATTATGGCAATCCCTATTATGGCCGGAGCAAGTTTCATCTCATTACTGAAAAATTGGGAGTTTATTACGATAAGTGCTTTACCGTTTTTCATCGTTGGTTTTATTAGTGCATTCATTTTTGCTTTACTATCCATTCGCTTTTTCTTAAAATTAATTGATCGTATTAAGCTTGTCCCATTTGCCATTTATCGAATCGTATTAGCGGTACTGTTACTATTATTTATTTAA
- a CDS encoding CidA/LrgA family protein, protein MIKFIKIGLQTCFITAFYFFGQFIQVKLHLTIPGSIIGLLLLFILLSSKLLPEKYIDTGANFLLSLMMLFLVPATVGVMNYFQIFQGKGLLLVFSLIISSCLVFIGSGFICEKWGKSPVGEKEKNTA, encoded by the coding sequence ATGATAAAGTTTATAAAAATAGGCTTGCAAACTTGTTTCATTACAGCCTTTTACTTCTTTGGTCAATTTATTCAAGTAAAACTACACTTAACCATTCCGGGAAGTATTATTGGCTTATTATTATTATTTATCCTCTTATCTAGTAAACTTCTTCCGGAAAAATATATTGATACAGGAGCAAACTTTCTTTTATCACTCATGATGTTATTCCTCGTCCCTGCAACGGTCGGAGTCATGAATTATTTTCAAATCTTTCAAGGGAAAGGTTTACTTCTTGTTTTTAGTTTAATCATCAGTAGCTGTCTTGTTTTTATCGGGTCTGGTTTTATTTGTGAAAAATGGGGGAAATCACCTGTTGGAGAAAAGGAGAAAAATACGGCATGA
- the qoxB gene encoding cytochrome aa3 quinol oxidase subunit I: MDIKWDKILITGDPLILGSQIAIVLTMVGIVVGLTYFKKWKYLWDEWFTSVDHKRIGIMYIIMGVLMFFRGGVDGLMMKAQTAVPENTFLDAQHYNEVFTTHGVIMILFMAMPMLIGIMNVVMPLQIGARDVAFPQLNLLSFWLTFAGAMLFNISFVVGGSPDAGWTSYFPLAGKEFTPGIGNNFYMVAIQIAGFGTLMTGINFIATILRMRAPGMKLMKMPMFTWTTLITSLIIVIAFPIFTIALLMGTMDRIFGSHFFTVSSGGLDMLWANLFWLWGHPEVYIVILPAFGIYSEVVATFSKKRLYGYTSMVMAIVVISALSMLVWVHHFYTMGVGPAVNSVFSITTMAIAVPTGIKIFNWLFTMRKGRIEFTAPMMWALAFIPTFLIGGVTGVMLGMASADFQYHNTLFLVAHFHYTLIPGVVYAVFAALYYWWPKVFGFKLNERIGKWHFWLFNIGFNLTFFPMFFLGLQGAARRMYTYSADSGFWPLYALSAVGALILAAGFAALCYNIYWSIRYEKRTTANDPWGTARTLEWATATPVPHYNFAVTPEVKELDAYWEMKQNKEDLTLDPKQLKPIHMPSNSGQPVYMGAAFLAFGFFLVFEWIPLAVIGAILVFAGMIKRSFEYDDGYYVPVEEIIEKERTWRGDSKWKAK, translated from the coding sequence GTGGACATTAAATGGGATAAAATATTGATCACAGGTGATCCACTAATTTTAGGTTCACAAATTGCAATCGTACTAACAATGGTTGGTATTGTTGTTGGCCTAACTTATTTTAAAAAATGGAAATATTTATGGGATGAATGGTTCACTTCAGTTGACCATAAGAGAATTGGGATTATGTACATCATCATGGGGGTATTAATGTTCTTCCGTGGCGGTGTCGACGGCTTAATGATGAAAGCTCAAACAGCTGTTCCAGAAAATACATTTTTAGATGCACAGCACTATAATGAAGTATTTACAACTCATGGCGTTATTATGATTCTTTTCATGGCAATGCCTATGTTAATCGGGATTATGAACGTTGTTATGCCACTTCAAATCGGCGCACGTGACGTTGCTTTCCCACAACTTAACTTATTAAGCTTCTGGTTAACTTTTGCAGGGGCAATGCTATTTAATATTTCTTTCGTTGTCGGAGGATCTCCTGATGCAGGATGGACATCATACTTCCCTCTTGCAGGTAAAGAGTTTACACCGGGTATCGGGAACAACTTCTATATGGTGGCCATTCAAATCGCTGGTTTTGGTACGTTAATGACAGGTATTAACTTTATTGCCACGATTTTAAGAATGCGTGCACCAGGAATGAAGTTAATGAAAATGCCAATGTTCACTTGGACGACATTAATTACTTCTTTAATCATTGTTATTGCGTTCCCTATTTTTACCATTGCATTATTAATGGGAACAATGGATCGTATATTCGGATCACACTTCTTTACCGTTTCAAGTGGCGGATTAGATATGCTTTGGGCAAACCTATTCTGGTTATGGGGTCACCCAGAAGTGTATATCGTTATTCTACCAGCATTCGGTATTTATTCAGAAGTTGTAGCAACATTCTCGAAAAAACGTCTATACGGCTATACATCAATGGTTATGGCAATCGTTGTTATTTCAGCACTAAGTATGCTTGTTTGGGTTCACCACTTCTATACAATGGGTGTCGGACCAGCAGTTAACTCCGTATTCTCAATTACAACGATGGCAATCGCTGTTCCAACAGGGATTAAAATCTTTAACTGGTTGTTTACAATGCGGAAAGGTCGAATTGAATTTACAGCACCAATGATGTGGGCACTTGCCTTTATTCCAACCTTCTTAATTGGTGGGGTAACAGGGGTTATGCTTGGAATGGCTTCAGCAGACTTCCAATATCATAATACATTGTTCTTAGTTGCTCACTTCCATTACACATTGATTCCTGGTGTTGTCTATGCAGTATTCGCAGCACTTTACTATTGGTGGCCAAAAGTATTTGGCTTTAAATTAAACGAACGTATTGGTAAATGGCATTTCTGGTTATTTAATATTGGATTTAACTTAACATTCTTCCCAATGTTCTTCCTTGGACTACAAGGAGCAGCAAGACGGATGTACACATACTCTGCAGATTCTGGTTTCTGGCCATTATATGCATTGTCAGCAGTAGGTGCGCTTATTTTAGCAGCTGGTTTCGCCGCACTTTGCTACAACATCTACTGGAGTATTCGTTACGAAAAGAGAACAACTGCAAACGACCCATGGGGCACAGCAAGAACTTTAGAATGGGCTACTGCAACACCTGTACCACATTACAACTTTGCAGTAACACCAGAAGTTAAAGAACTAGATGCTTACTGGGAAATGAAGCAAAACAAAGAAGATTTAACACTCGATCCGAAACAATTAAAACCAATTCATATGCCAAGTAATTCAGGACAGCCTGTATACATGGGAGCGGCATTCTTAGCATTTGGATTCTTCCTTGTGTTCGAATGGATTCCATTAGCTGTAATAGGAGCTATTCTCGTGTTCGCAGGAATGATTAAACGCTCATTTGAATACGATGATGGTTATTATGTACCGGTTGAGGAAATCATCGAGAAAGAGCGTACATGGAGAGGTGATTCGAAATGGAAAGCAAAATGA
- a CDS encoding response regulator transcription factor — MKVLVIEDNESVCTMIDMFFIKEGIQGTFVHDGIEGFERATAEQWDLLIIDWMLPGMDGVTICRKIREEKNNVPIIMLTAKDSESDQVLGLEMGADDYVTKPFSPLALIARIKAVTRRAQYTTQTEEVTDLVETTHFKVNKETREVWLDGVPVENLTPKEFDLLIFFLQHPRQVFSREQILDRVWGYQFYGDERTVDVHIKRLRKKLEKEKQPFFHTVWGVGYKFDELVEK; from the coding sequence ATGAAAGTTCTAGTAATTGAAGATAATGAAAGTGTCTGTACAATGATTGATATGTTTTTTATTAAAGAAGGAATACAGGGGACTTTTGTTCATGATGGAATAGAAGGCTTTGAACGAGCAACAGCGGAACAATGGGATTTACTTATTATTGACTGGATGTTACCAGGAATGGATGGGGTAACGATATGCCGTAAAATACGTGAAGAAAAAAACAATGTCCCAATCATTATGTTAACAGCAAAGGATTCCGAATCAGATCAAGTTCTTGGCCTTGAAATGGGAGCAGACGATTACGTTACAAAACCGTTTAGCCCTTTAGCTTTAATCGCACGAATTAAGGCAGTGACGAGAAGAGCGCAGTACACAACTCAAACAGAAGAAGTAACAGATCTTGTTGAAACGACTCATTTTAAAGTGAATAAAGAAACACGGGAAGTTTGGTTAGATGGTGTACCAGTTGAGAACTTAACACCAAAGGAGTTTGATTTATTAATATTTTTCCTTCAACATCCAAGACAAGTATTCTCTCGAGAACAAATTCTTGATCGTGTTTGGGGATACCAATTTTACGGTGATGAACGAACGGTTGATGTTCACATTAAACGGTTACGGAAAAAGCTTGAAAAAGAGAAGCAACCATTTTTTCATACCGTTTGGGGTGTAGGTTATAAATTTGATGAGTTGGTTGAAAAATGA
- a CDS encoding YpzG family protein, translating into MPVYHDADRTTKLFRHNWTRPKRAKSQVNGHTEMSQNNIILRSNAKAHRW; encoded by the coding sequence ATGCCGGTTTATCATGATGCTGACCGTACGACAAAATTATTTCGCCATAATTGGACAAGACCGAAACGTGCAAAATCGCAAGTAAATGGTCATACAGAAATGTCTCAAAATAATATTATCTTGCGAAGTAATGCGAAGGCTCATCGTTGGTAG
- a CDS encoding methyl-accepting chemotaxis protein, whose translation MMKGNLNTMITHMNYISNRVSDKSKVLANSANEIQESSEQIATTMEQLSMGSETQASSANDLFEKMQGFMETIADAVYKSQDAKKTSENMVSITNQGSENLEVSTQKMGEINEKFHQSLEMVKGLNMKIKNINQLIVVIKEIADQTNLLALNASIEAARAGEHGRGFAVVADEVRKLAEQVNASISNINNILKDIQDESNHVLDSLETGYQLVDDGTGQMEITGDTFKKMFQTIDDVVVQIESMADSLYQIIDNSQPITNSLESIVSITQESAAGIEETSASIQQSTNNIKTIYTDAQELEKEVDTLKDVIKNFKV comes from the coding sequence ATGATGAAGGGTAACTTAAATACGATGATTACCCACATGAATTATATTTCTAATCGGGTTTCTGATAAAAGCAAAGTATTAGCTAATAGCGCGAATGAAATACAAGAAAGCAGTGAACAAATCGCAACAACGATGGAACAACTGTCAATGGGGTCAGAAACACAAGCCTCATCAGCAAATGATTTATTTGAAAAAATGCAAGGATTTATGGAAACGATTGCTGACGCTGTTTATAAGTCTCAAGATGCAAAGAAGACTTCGGAAAATATGGTCAGTATTACGAATCAAGGTAGCGAAAATTTAGAAGTATCAACTCAGAAGATGGGCGAGATTAATGAGAAATTCCACCAATCCTTGGAGATGGTTAAAGGTTTAAATATGAAAATAAAAAATATTAACCAGCTCATTGTTGTCATTAAAGAAATTGCAGATCAAACGAATCTATTAGCATTAAATGCATCAATCGAAGCGGCTCGTGCTGGGGAACATGGTAGAGGTTTTGCGGTAGTTGCAGATGAAGTGCGAAAACTAGCCGAACAAGTAAATGCATCGATTAGTAATATTAATAATATTTTAAAAGACATTCAAGACGAATCAAATCATGTGCTTGATTCATTAGAAACGGGTTACCAATTAGTCGACGATGGTACGGGACAAATGGAAATTACTGGTGATACATTTAAAAAGATGTTCCAAACAATAGATGATGTTGTTGTCCAAATCGAATCCATGGCTGATTCTTTATATCAAATTATTGACAACTCACAACCAATAACGAATTCTCTTGAGTCAATTGTCTCAATTACACAAGAATCCGCAGCAGGAATAGAAGAAACGTCCGCAAGTATTCAACAATCAACAAATAATATAAAAACAATTTACACAGATGCTCAGGAATTAGAGAAAGAAGTAGATACGTTAAAAGATGTTATTAAAAATTTTAAAGTTTGA
- a CDS encoding DsbA family oxidoreductase: protein MKIEVWSDFVCPFCYIGKRRLEMALEQFPHRDQVEVIFKSFELDPNVETDYSVTIDEAIARKYGISLEQARQSNESIINQAASVGLNYDFSQMTPTNTFRAHRLAKYAEKQGKLMEMTERLLKAHFENGERIDEVDTLVQIAGEVGFEQSDVQKVLESNQFTNEVRNDETEAQLLGVQGVPFFVINRKYAISGAQPLEVFVSALQKVWEEEHGTTQLQSFGTDEVANCTADGCAIPEKDNN from the coding sequence GTGAAAATTGAAGTATGGTCGGATTTTGTATGTCCGTTCTGTTATATAGGTAAACGTCGTTTGGAAATGGCATTAGAACAGTTCCCTCATCGTGACCAAGTAGAAGTTATTTTTAAGAGCTTTGAATTAGATCCGAATGTCGAGACGGACTATTCAGTGACAATAGACGAAGCGATTGCAAGAAAATACGGAATATCTTTAGAACAAGCCAGACAATCAAACGAAAGCATTATTAACCAGGCAGCTTCCGTTGGGTTAAACTATGATTTCAGTCAGATGACACCAACAAACACATTTCGAGCCCACCGACTTGCTAAATATGCAGAAAAGCAAGGAAAATTAATGGAAATGACAGAAAGATTATTGAAAGCTCATTTTGAGAATGGTGAACGCATTGATGAAGTGGATACATTAGTCCAAATTGCAGGAGAAGTTGGCTTCGAACAATCTGACGTTCAAAAAGTGCTGGAAAGTAATCAATTTACAAATGAAGTTCGTAATGATGAGACGGAAGCTCAATTATTAGGTGTACAAGGAGTACCGTTTTTCGTCATTAATCGTAAATATGCCATTTCAGGTGCCCAACCTTTGGAAGTATTTGTAAGTGCCTTGCAAAAAGTTTGGGAAGAAGAACATGGTACAACCCAACTACAATCATTTGGAACAGATGAAGTGGCAAACTGTACAGCAGATGGTTGTGCCATTCCAGAAAAAGATAATAATTAA
- the qoxD gene encoding cytochrome aa3 quinol oxidase subunit IV gives MNGKVEKGFPYGHVVGFLLSIALTIATLLVAFQTSLAKGTIMLIIAIFAVAQAGLQLFMFMHMTEGEDRDSKVVHTVYAIFMAVVIVIGSIWVMTAGHSIH, from the coding sequence ATGAACGGTAAAGTAGAAAAAGGTTTCCCCTATGGTCATGTTGTTGGGTTTCTTTTATCAATCGCATTAACAATCGCTACACTGTTAGTTGCCTTTCAAACTTCACTAGCAAAAGGTACGATTATGTTAATCATAGCAATTTTTGCAGTTGCCCAAGCAGGATTGCAACTATTCATGTTCATGCATATGACTGAAGGAGAAGACCGTGACTCTAAAGTTGTTCATACAGTCTATGCGATATTCATGGCAGTTGTTATTGTCATCGGATCTATTTGGGTCATGACAGCAGGACACTCCATTCACTAA